From Candidatus Zixiibacteriota bacterium, a single genomic window includes:
- the pyrR gene encoding bifunctional pyr operon transcriptional regulator/uracil phosphoribosyltransferase PyrR, with amino-acid sequence MRIAHEIIERNAGADDLVIIGIRTRGDHLADRIAEKISEVEGTEVDVGYMDITFYRDDVHSRLEQPEIHQTEILFPIDDKIVVLVDDVLFTGRTIRAALDQITDFGRPRAIQLAVLVDRGHRELPIKADYVGKNIPTSPDDEVVVTLKETDEHDSVKLHQVMRKSTAKSSKSKPSKKRK; translated from the coding sequence ATGCGCATCGCCCACGAGATTATCGAGCGAAATGCCGGCGCGGATGACTTGGTTATCATCGGTATACGAACACGCGGTGATCATCTCGCGGACCGAATAGCCGAGAAGATCAGCGAGGTCGAGGGAACCGAAGTGGATGTCGGCTACATGGACATCACCTTCTACCGCGACGATGTCCACTCGCGACTTGAACAGCCGGAGATTCACCAAACGGAGATACTCTTTCCAATCGACGACAAGATTGTCGTGCTTGTGGATGATGTCCTCTTCACAGGCCGTACAATTCGCGCCGCGCTCGATCAGATAACCGATTTCGGCAGGCCGCGCGCAATTCAACTCGCGGTGCTGGTAGATCGCGGCCATAGAGAGCTGCCGATCAAAGCTGACTATGTCGGGAAGAATATCCCAACGTCACCGGATGACGAAGTTGTCGTGACGCTCAAAGAGACAGATGAACATGACTCGGTCAAACTGCATCAGGTGATGCGTAAGTCCACGGCCAAGTCATCGAAGAGTAAACCTTCCAAAAAGAGAAAGTGA